The Danio rerio strain Tuebingen ecotype United States chromosome 10, GRCz12tu, whole genome shotgun sequence genome contains a region encoding:
- the dmpk gene encoding myotonin-protein kinase isoform X4, producing MSRGPGPSGAAHLQDREPGAGGLAEGPVGLQTLLDLLVGVYQEFCSSPLRREKHVQRFLQWAEPLVRQVKKTRISREDFHILKVIGRGTFSEVALARMRNTQQVYAVKIMNKWDMLKRGEMACYQEEREVLLKGDRRWITELHYAFQDDDYLYLVMHYYVGGDLLTLLSKFNDGLPEEMAQFYLAEMVMAIDSVHLLGYVHRDIKPDNILLTADGHARLGDFGSCLRLEDDGLVHSAVAVGTPDYLSPELLRAVEAGGGYGSDCDWWALGVCAYEMLLGTTPFYAESISETYAKIIHFKDYFGFPASGVQVSEPARALVCSLLCERSERLGSGGSADFRSHPFFSGLDWSSLHLHPPPYRPDVSNATDTSNFDVLDDCLSETETLSDVMERAPVGVHLAFVGYSYTATRETGALDRSSDIMMEIDQLQDTDSLHLQDKLDQVWQLRETITAEVLSAPESPAEKNNPERVDRSTETEQSDTHVQELQRHLHKAERRNRELEQEMAGLREQILRLSAVRNTELSDAPCLPLPASDTTAPPPAAVQPGASAAGEQ from the exons ATGTCCAGGGGCCCTGGGCCCTCAGGGGCAGCCCATCTACAGGATCGGGAGCCCGGCGCTGGGGGTCTGGCCGAGGGTCCGGTGGGCCTGCAGACGCTGCTGGATCTGCTGGTGGGAGTTTATCAGGAGTTCTGCTCATCGCCGCTGCGCAGAGAGAAACACGTGCAGAGATTCCTGCAGTGGG CGGAGCCTCTGGTCAGACAGGTGAAGAAGACCCGAATCAGCAGAGAGGATTTCCACATCCTGAAGGTGATCGGCAGAGGGACGTTCAGCGAG GTGGCTCTGGCGCGCATGCGTAACACACAGCAGGTTTACGCTGTGAAGATCATGAATAAATGGGACATGCTGAAACGTGGagag atggcGTGTTATCAGGAGGAGCGAGAGGTTCTGCTAAAGGGGGACAGAAGGTGGATCACAGAGTTGCACTACGCCTTCCAGGATGATGATTACCTA TACCTGGTCATGCATTATTATGTTGGCGGTGACCTGCTGACGCTGCTGAGTAAGTTTAATGACGGTCTGCCGGAGGAGATGGCGCAGTTTTACCTGGCGGAGATGGTGATGGCCATCGACTCCGTGCACCTGCTGGGATACGTCCACAG AGATATTAAACCTGACAATATCCTGCTGACGGCAGACGGCCACGCACGGCTCGGGGATTTCGGCTCATGTCTCCGGCTAGAAGATGATGGACTG GTGCACTCGGCGGTGGCGGTCGGGACTCCAGATTATCTGTCTCCAGAACTCCTGCGGGCGGTGGAGGCTGGTGGGGGATACGGATCTGACTGCGACTGGTGGGCTCTAGGCGTCTGCGCATATGAGATGCTGCTGGGAACCACACCGTTCTATGCAGAGTCCATCTCTGAGACCTACGCCAAAATCATTCACTTCAAG gATTATTTTGGGTTTCCAGCCAGTGGTGTGCAGGTGTCTGAGCCGGCGCGTGCTCTGGTCTGCAGTCTGCTGTGTGAGCGCTCTGAGCGTCTGGGCTCTGGAGGATCTGCAGACTTCAGGAGTCATCCGTTCTTCAGTGGCCTAGACTGGAGCTCTCTGCATCTGCACCCTCCGCCGTACCGTCCAGACGTCTCCAACGCCACAGACACTTCAAACTTCGATGTGCTGGACGACTGCCTCAGTGAAACG gagacTCTGTCTGATGTGATGGAGCGAGCGCCGGTCGGGGTTCATCTGGCATTTGTGGGATACTCGTACACTGCCACCAG AGAGACGGGTGCGCTGGACCGCAGCAGCGACATCATGATGGAGATCGACCAGCTGCAGGACACAGACTCTCTCCACCTGCAGGACAAACTG GATCAGGTGTGGCAGCTCAGAGAAACCATCACTGCTGAAGTGTTGAGCGCTCCAGAATCTCCAGCTGAGAAAAACAACCCAGAGCGAGTGGACAGAAGCACAGAGACGGAGCAGAGCGACACACACGTGCAGGAGCTACAGAG GCATCTTCATAAGGCTGAGAGGAGGAACCGAGAGTTGGAGCAGGAGATGGCAGGCCTGAGGGAGCAGATCCTCCGACTGAGCGCTGTCAGAAACACAG AGCTCAGTGACGCCCCCTGCCTGCCATTACCCGCTAGTGACACCACTGCACCGCCACCTGCTGCTGTTCAACCGG
- the dmpk gene encoding myotonin-protein kinase isoform X3, translated as MSRGPGPSGAAHLQDREPGAGGLAEGPVGLQTLLDLLVGVYQEFCSSPLRREKHVQRFLQWAEPLVRQVKKTRISREDFHILKVIGRGTFSEVALARMRNTQQVYAVKIMNKWDMLKRGEMACYQEEREVLLKGDRRWITELHYAFQDDDYLYLVMHYYVGGDLLTLLSKFNDGLPEEMAQFYLAEMVMAIDSVHLLGYVHRDIKPDNILLTADGHARLGDFGSCLRLEDDGLVHSAVAVGTPDYLSPELLRAVEAGGGYGSDCDWWALGVCAYEMLLGTTPFYAESISETYAKIIHFKDYFGFPASGVQVSEPARALVCSLLCERSERLGSGGSADFRSHPFFSGLDWSSLHLHPPPYRPDVSNATDTSNFDVLDDCLSETETLSDVMERAPVGVHLAFVGYSYTATRETGALDRSSDIMMEIDQLQDTDSLHLQDKLDQVWQLRETITAEVLSAPESPAEKNNPERVDRSTETEQSDTHVQELQRHLHKAERRNRELEQEMAGLREQILRLSAVRNTARALAVCPLDSAQDSSVTPPACHYPLVTPLHRHLLLFNRVRVPQVSSESYLLVCAVGQELQLWERHLNTDLC; from the exons ATGTCCAGGGGCCCTGGGCCCTCAGGGGCAGCCCATCTACAGGATCGGGAGCCCGGCGCTGGGGGTCTGGCCGAGGGTCCGGTGGGCCTGCAGACGCTGCTGGATCTGCTGGTGGGAGTTTATCAGGAGTTCTGCTCATCGCCGCTGCGCAGAGAGAAACACGTGCAGAGATTCCTGCAGTGGG CGGAGCCTCTGGTCAGACAGGTGAAGAAGACCCGAATCAGCAGAGAGGATTTCCACATCCTGAAGGTGATCGGCAGAGGGACGTTCAGCGAG GTGGCTCTGGCGCGCATGCGTAACACACAGCAGGTTTACGCTGTGAAGATCATGAATAAATGGGACATGCTGAAACGTGGagag atggcGTGTTATCAGGAGGAGCGAGAGGTTCTGCTAAAGGGGGACAGAAGGTGGATCACAGAGTTGCACTACGCCTTCCAGGATGATGATTACCTA TACCTGGTCATGCATTATTATGTTGGCGGTGACCTGCTGACGCTGCTGAGTAAGTTTAATGACGGTCTGCCGGAGGAGATGGCGCAGTTTTACCTGGCGGAGATGGTGATGGCCATCGACTCCGTGCACCTGCTGGGATACGTCCACAG AGATATTAAACCTGACAATATCCTGCTGACGGCAGACGGCCACGCACGGCTCGGGGATTTCGGCTCATGTCTCCGGCTAGAAGATGATGGACTG GTGCACTCGGCGGTGGCGGTCGGGACTCCAGATTATCTGTCTCCAGAACTCCTGCGGGCGGTGGAGGCTGGTGGGGGATACGGATCTGACTGCGACTGGTGGGCTCTAGGCGTCTGCGCATATGAGATGCTGCTGGGAACCACACCGTTCTATGCAGAGTCCATCTCTGAGACCTACGCCAAAATCATTCACTTCAAG gATTATTTTGGGTTTCCAGCCAGTGGTGTGCAGGTGTCTGAGCCGGCGCGTGCTCTGGTCTGCAGTCTGCTGTGTGAGCGCTCTGAGCGTCTGGGCTCTGGAGGATCTGCAGACTTCAGGAGTCATCCGTTCTTCAGTGGCCTAGACTGGAGCTCTCTGCATCTGCACCCTCCGCCGTACCGTCCAGACGTCTCCAACGCCACAGACACTTCAAACTTCGATGTGCTGGACGACTGCCTCAGTGAAACG gagacTCTGTCTGATGTGATGGAGCGAGCGCCGGTCGGGGTTCATCTGGCATTTGTGGGATACTCGTACACTGCCACCAG AGAGACGGGTGCGCTGGACCGCAGCAGCGACATCATGATGGAGATCGACCAGCTGCAGGACACAGACTCTCTCCACCTGCAGGACAAACTG GATCAGGTGTGGCAGCTCAGAGAAACCATCACTGCTGAAGTGTTGAGCGCTCCAGAATCTCCAGCTGAGAAAAACAACCCAGAGCGAGTGGACAGAAGCACAGAGACGGAGCAGAGCGACACACACGTGCAGGAGCTACAGAG GCATCTTCATAAGGCTGAGAGGAGGAACCGAGAGTTGGAGCAGGAGATGGCAGGCCTGAGGGAGCAGATCCTCCGACTGAGCGCTGTCAGAAACACAG CGCGCGCTCTGGCCGTTTGCCCTCTGGACTCTGCCCAGGAC AGCTCAGTGACGCCCCCTGCCTGCCATTACCCGCTAGTGACACCACTGCACCGCCACCTGCTGCTGTTCAACCGG
- the dmpk gene encoding myotonin-protein kinase isoform X2, whose protein sequence is MSRGPGPSGAAHLQDREPGAGGLAEGPVGLQTLLDLLVGVYQEFCSSPLRREKHVQRFLQWAEPLVRQVKKTRISREDFHILKVIGRGTFSEVALARMRNTQQVYAVKIMNKWDMLKRGEMACYQEEREVLLKGDRRWITELHYAFQDDDYLYLVMHYYVGGDLLTLLSKFNDGLPEEMAQFYLAEMVMAIDSVHLLGYVHRDIKPDNILLTADGHARLGDFGSCLRLEDDGLVHSAVAVGTPDYLSPELLRAVEAGGGYGSDCDWWALGVCAYEMLLGTTPFYAESISETYAKIIHFKDYFGFPASGVQVSEPARALVCSLLCERSERLGSGGSADFRSHPFFSGLDWSSLHLHPPPYRPDVSNATDTSNFDVLDDCLSETETLSDVMERAPVGVHLAFVGYSYTATRETGALDRSSDIMMEIDQLQDTDSLHLQDKLDQVWQLRETITAEVLSAPESPAEKNNPERVDRSTETEQSDTHVQELQRHLHKAERRNRELEQEMAGLREQILRLSAVRNTELCVCPPARALAVCPLDSAQDSSVTPPACHYPLVTPLHRHLLLFNRVRVPQVSSESYLLVCAVGQELQLWERHLNTDLC, encoded by the exons ATGTCCAGGGGCCCTGGGCCCTCAGGGGCAGCCCATCTACAGGATCGGGAGCCCGGCGCTGGGGGTCTGGCCGAGGGTCCGGTGGGCCTGCAGACGCTGCTGGATCTGCTGGTGGGAGTTTATCAGGAGTTCTGCTCATCGCCGCTGCGCAGAGAGAAACACGTGCAGAGATTCCTGCAGTGGG CGGAGCCTCTGGTCAGACAGGTGAAGAAGACCCGAATCAGCAGAGAGGATTTCCACATCCTGAAGGTGATCGGCAGAGGGACGTTCAGCGAG GTGGCTCTGGCGCGCATGCGTAACACACAGCAGGTTTACGCTGTGAAGATCATGAATAAATGGGACATGCTGAAACGTGGagag atggcGTGTTATCAGGAGGAGCGAGAGGTTCTGCTAAAGGGGGACAGAAGGTGGATCACAGAGTTGCACTACGCCTTCCAGGATGATGATTACCTA TACCTGGTCATGCATTATTATGTTGGCGGTGACCTGCTGACGCTGCTGAGTAAGTTTAATGACGGTCTGCCGGAGGAGATGGCGCAGTTTTACCTGGCGGAGATGGTGATGGCCATCGACTCCGTGCACCTGCTGGGATACGTCCACAG AGATATTAAACCTGACAATATCCTGCTGACGGCAGACGGCCACGCACGGCTCGGGGATTTCGGCTCATGTCTCCGGCTAGAAGATGATGGACTG GTGCACTCGGCGGTGGCGGTCGGGACTCCAGATTATCTGTCTCCAGAACTCCTGCGGGCGGTGGAGGCTGGTGGGGGATACGGATCTGACTGCGACTGGTGGGCTCTAGGCGTCTGCGCATATGAGATGCTGCTGGGAACCACACCGTTCTATGCAGAGTCCATCTCTGAGACCTACGCCAAAATCATTCACTTCAAG gATTATTTTGGGTTTCCAGCCAGTGGTGTGCAGGTGTCTGAGCCGGCGCGTGCTCTGGTCTGCAGTCTGCTGTGTGAGCGCTCTGAGCGTCTGGGCTCTGGAGGATCTGCAGACTTCAGGAGTCATCCGTTCTTCAGTGGCCTAGACTGGAGCTCTCTGCATCTGCACCCTCCGCCGTACCGTCCAGACGTCTCCAACGCCACAGACACTTCAAACTTCGATGTGCTGGACGACTGCCTCAGTGAAACG gagacTCTGTCTGATGTGATGGAGCGAGCGCCGGTCGGGGTTCATCTGGCATTTGTGGGATACTCGTACACTGCCACCAG AGAGACGGGTGCGCTGGACCGCAGCAGCGACATCATGATGGAGATCGACCAGCTGCAGGACACAGACTCTCTCCACCTGCAGGACAAACTG GATCAGGTGTGGCAGCTCAGAGAAACCATCACTGCTGAAGTGTTGAGCGCTCCAGAATCTCCAGCTGAGAAAAACAACCCAGAGCGAGTGGACAGAAGCACAGAGACGGAGCAGAGCGACACACACGTGCAGGAGCTACAGAG GCATCTTCATAAGGCTGAGAGGAGGAACCGAGAGTTGGAGCAGGAGATGGCAGGCCTGAGGGAGCAGATCCTCCGACTGAGCGCTGTCAGAAACACAG agctgtgtgtgtgtccaccAGCGCGCGCTCTGGCCGTTTGCCCTCTGGACTCTGCCCAGGAC AGCTCAGTGACGCCCCCTGCCTGCCATTACCCGCTAGTGACACCACTGCACCGCCACCTGCTGCTGTTCAACCGG
- the dmpk gene encoding myotonin-protein kinase isoform X1, with protein sequence MSRGPGPSGAAHLQDREPGAGGLAEGPVGLQTLLDLLVGVYQEFCSSPLRREKHVQRFLQWAEPLVRQVKKTRISREDFHILKVIGRGTFSEVALARMRNTQQVYAVKIMNKWDMLKRGEMACYQEEREVLLKGDRRWITELHYAFQDDDYLYLVMHYYVGGDLLTLLSKFNDGLPEEMAQFYLAEMVMAIDSVHLLGYVHRDIKPDNILLTADGHARLGDFGSCLRLEDDGLVHSAVAVGTPDYLSPELLRAVEAGGGYGSDCDWWALGVCAYEMLLGTTPFYAESISETYAKIIHFKDYFGFPASGVQVSEPARALVCSLLCERSERLGSGGSADFRSHPFFSGLDWSSLHLHPPPYRPDVSNATDTSNFDVLDDCLSETETLSDVMERAPVGVHLAFVGYSYTATRETGALDRSSDIMMEIDQLQDTDSLHLQDKLDQVWQLRETITAEVLSAPESPAEKNNPERVDRSTETEQSDTHVQELQRHLHKAERRNRELEQEMAGLREQILRLSAVRNTVTELCVCPPARALAVCPLDSAQDSSVTPPACHYPLVTPLHRHLLLFNRVRVPQVSSESYLLVCAVGQELQLWERHLNTDLC encoded by the exons ATGTCCAGGGGCCCTGGGCCCTCAGGGGCAGCCCATCTACAGGATCGGGAGCCCGGCGCTGGGGGTCTGGCCGAGGGTCCGGTGGGCCTGCAGACGCTGCTGGATCTGCTGGTGGGAGTTTATCAGGAGTTCTGCTCATCGCCGCTGCGCAGAGAGAAACACGTGCAGAGATTCCTGCAGTGGG CGGAGCCTCTGGTCAGACAGGTGAAGAAGACCCGAATCAGCAGAGAGGATTTCCACATCCTGAAGGTGATCGGCAGAGGGACGTTCAGCGAG GTGGCTCTGGCGCGCATGCGTAACACACAGCAGGTTTACGCTGTGAAGATCATGAATAAATGGGACATGCTGAAACGTGGagag atggcGTGTTATCAGGAGGAGCGAGAGGTTCTGCTAAAGGGGGACAGAAGGTGGATCACAGAGTTGCACTACGCCTTCCAGGATGATGATTACCTA TACCTGGTCATGCATTATTATGTTGGCGGTGACCTGCTGACGCTGCTGAGTAAGTTTAATGACGGTCTGCCGGAGGAGATGGCGCAGTTTTACCTGGCGGAGATGGTGATGGCCATCGACTCCGTGCACCTGCTGGGATACGTCCACAG AGATATTAAACCTGACAATATCCTGCTGACGGCAGACGGCCACGCACGGCTCGGGGATTTCGGCTCATGTCTCCGGCTAGAAGATGATGGACTG GTGCACTCGGCGGTGGCGGTCGGGACTCCAGATTATCTGTCTCCAGAACTCCTGCGGGCGGTGGAGGCTGGTGGGGGATACGGATCTGACTGCGACTGGTGGGCTCTAGGCGTCTGCGCATATGAGATGCTGCTGGGAACCACACCGTTCTATGCAGAGTCCATCTCTGAGACCTACGCCAAAATCATTCACTTCAAG gATTATTTTGGGTTTCCAGCCAGTGGTGTGCAGGTGTCTGAGCCGGCGCGTGCTCTGGTCTGCAGTCTGCTGTGTGAGCGCTCTGAGCGTCTGGGCTCTGGAGGATCTGCAGACTTCAGGAGTCATCCGTTCTTCAGTGGCCTAGACTGGAGCTCTCTGCATCTGCACCCTCCGCCGTACCGTCCAGACGTCTCCAACGCCACAGACACTTCAAACTTCGATGTGCTGGACGACTGCCTCAGTGAAACG gagacTCTGTCTGATGTGATGGAGCGAGCGCCGGTCGGGGTTCATCTGGCATTTGTGGGATACTCGTACACTGCCACCAG AGAGACGGGTGCGCTGGACCGCAGCAGCGACATCATGATGGAGATCGACCAGCTGCAGGACACAGACTCTCTCCACCTGCAGGACAAACTG GATCAGGTGTGGCAGCTCAGAGAAACCATCACTGCTGAAGTGTTGAGCGCTCCAGAATCTCCAGCTGAGAAAAACAACCCAGAGCGAGTGGACAGAAGCACAGAGACGGAGCAGAGCGACACACACGTGCAGGAGCTACAGAG GCATCTTCATAAGGCTGAGAGGAGGAACCGAGAGTTGGAGCAGGAGATGGCAGGCCTGAGGGAGCAGATCCTCCGACTGAGCGCTGTCAGAAACACAG tcacagagctgtgtgtgtgtccaccAGCGCGCGCTCTGGCCGTTTGCCCTCTGGACTCTGCCCAGGAC AGCTCAGTGACGCCCCCTGCCTGCCATTACCCGCTAGTGACACCACTGCACCGCCACCTGCTGCTGTTCAACCGG
- the dmpk gene encoding myotonin-protein kinase isoform X8: MRNTQQVYAVKIMNKWDMLKRGEMACYQEEREVLLKGDRRWITELHYAFQDDDYLYLVMHYYVGGDLLTLLSKFNDGLPEEMAQFYLAEMVMAIDSVHLLGYVHRDIKPDNILLTADGHARLGDFGSCLRLEDDGLVHSAVAVGTPDYLSPELLRAVEAGGGYGSDCDWWALGVCAYEMLLGTTPFYAESISETYAKIIHFKDYFGFPASGVQVSEPARALVCSLLCERSERLGSGGSADFRSHPFFSGLDWSSLHLHPPPYRPDVSNATDTSNFDVLDDCLSETETLSDVMERAPVGVHLAFVGYSYTATRETGALDRSSDIMMEIDQLQDTDSLHLQDKLDQVWQLRETITAEVLSAPESPAEKNNPERVDRSTETEQSDTHVQELQRHLHKAERRNRELEQEMAGLREQILRLSAVRNTELSDAPCLPLPASDTTAPPPAAVQPGASAAGEQ; this comes from the exons ATGCGTAACACACAGCAGGTTTACGCTGTGAAGATCATGAATAAATGGGACATGCTGAAACGTGGagag atggcGTGTTATCAGGAGGAGCGAGAGGTTCTGCTAAAGGGGGACAGAAGGTGGATCACAGAGTTGCACTACGCCTTCCAGGATGATGATTACCTA TACCTGGTCATGCATTATTATGTTGGCGGTGACCTGCTGACGCTGCTGAGTAAGTTTAATGACGGTCTGCCGGAGGAGATGGCGCAGTTTTACCTGGCGGAGATGGTGATGGCCATCGACTCCGTGCACCTGCTGGGATACGTCCACAG AGATATTAAACCTGACAATATCCTGCTGACGGCAGACGGCCACGCACGGCTCGGGGATTTCGGCTCATGTCTCCGGCTAGAAGATGATGGACTG GTGCACTCGGCGGTGGCGGTCGGGACTCCAGATTATCTGTCTCCAGAACTCCTGCGGGCGGTGGAGGCTGGTGGGGGATACGGATCTGACTGCGACTGGTGGGCTCTAGGCGTCTGCGCATATGAGATGCTGCTGGGAACCACACCGTTCTATGCAGAGTCCATCTCTGAGACCTACGCCAAAATCATTCACTTCAAG gATTATTTTGGGTTTCCAGCCAGTGGTGTGCAGGTGTCTGAGCCGGCGCGTGCTCTGGTCTGCAGTCTGCTGTGTGAGCGCTCTGAGCGTCTGGGCTCTGGAGGATCTGCAGACTTCAGGAGTCATCCGTTCTTCAGTGGCCTAGACTGGAGCTCTCTGCATCTGCACCCTCCGCCGTACCGTCCAGACGTCTCCAACGCCACAGACACTTCAAACTTCGATGTGCTGGACGACTGCCTCAGTGAAACG gagacTCTGTCTGATGTGATGGAGCGAGCGCCGGTCGGGGTTCATCTGGCATTTGTGGGATACTCGTACACTGCCACCAG AGAGACGGGTGCGCTGGACCGCAGCAGCGACATCATGATGGAGATCGACCAGCTGCAGGACACAGACTCTCTCCACCTGCAGGACAAACTG GATCAGGTGTGGCAGCTCAGAGAAACCATCACTGCTGAAGTGTTGAGCGCTCCAGAATCTCCAGCTGAGAAAAACAACCCAGAGCGAGTGGACAGAAGCACAGAGACGGAGCAGAGCGACACACACGTGCAGGAGCTACAGAG GCATCTTCATAAGGCTGAGAGGAGGAACCGAGAGTTGGAGCAGGAGATGGCAGGCCTGAGGGAGCAGATCCTCCGACTGAGCGCTGTCAGAAACACAG AGCTCAGTGACGCCCCCTGCCTGCCATTACCCGCTAGTGACACCACTGCACCGCCACCTGCTGCTGTTCAACCGG
- the dmpk gene encoding myotonin-protein kinase isoform X6 — protein sequence MRNTQQVYAVKIMNKWDMLKRGEMACYQEEREVLLKGDRRWITELHYAFQDDDYLYLVMHYYVGGDLLTLLSKFNDGLPEEMAQFYLAEMVMAIDSVHLLGYVHRDIKPDNILLTADGHARLGDFGSCLRLEDDGLVHSAVAVGTPDYLSPELLRAVEAGGGYGSDCDWWALGVCAYEMLLGTTPFYAESISETYAKIIHFKDYFGFPASGVQVSEPARALVCSLLCERSERLGSGGSADFRSHPFFSGLDWSSLHLHPPPYRPDVSNATDTSNFDVLDDCLSETETLSDVMERAPVGVHLAFVGYSYTATRETGALDRSSDIMMEIDQLQDTDSLHLQDKLDQVWQLRETITAEVLSAPESPAEKNNPERVDRSTETEQSDTHVQELQRHLHKAERRNRELEQEMAGLREQILRLSAVRNTELCVCPPARALAVCPLDSAQDSSVTPPACHYPLVTPLHRHLLLFNRVRVPQVSSESYLLVCAVGQELQLWERHLNTDLC from the exons ATGCGTAACACACAGCAGGTTTACGCTGTGAAGATCATGAATAAATGGGACATGCTGAAACGTGGagag atggcGTGTTATCAGGAGGAGCGAGAGGTTCTGCTAAAGGGGGACAGAAGGTGGATCACAGAGTTGCACTACGCCTTCCAGGATGATGATTACCTA TACCTGGTCATGCATTATTATGTTGGCGGTGACCTGCTGACGCTGCTGAGTAAGTTTAATGACGGTCTGCCGGAGGAGATGGCGCAGTTTTACCTGGCGGAGATGGTGATGGCCATCGACTCCGTGCACCTGCTGGGATACGTCCACAG AGATATTAAACCTGACAATATCCTGCTGACGGCAGACGGCCACGCACGGCTCGGGGATTTCGGCTCATGTCTCCGGCTAGAAGATGATGGACTG GTGCACTCGGCGGTGGCGGTCGGGACTCCAGATTATCTGTCTCCAGAACTCCTGCGGGCGGTGGAGGCTGGTGGGGGATACGGATCTGACTGCGACTGGTGGGCTCTAGGCGTCTGCGCATATGAGATGCTGCTGGGAACCACACCGTTCTATGCAGAGTCCATCTCTGAGACCTACGCCAAAATCATTCACTTCAAG gATTATTTTGGGTTTCCAGCCAGTGGTGTGCAGGTGTCTGAGCCGGCGCGTGCTCTGGTCTGCAGTCTGCTGTGTGAGCGCTCTGAGCGTCTGGGCTCTGGAGGATCTGCAGACTTCAGGAGTCATCCGTTCTTCAGTGGCCTAGACTGGAGCTCTCTGCATCTGCACCCTCCGCCGTACCGTCCAGACGTCTCCAACGCCACAGACACTTCAAACTTCGATGTGCTGGACGACTGCCTCAGTGAAACG gagacTCTGTCTGATGTGATGGAGCGAGCGCCGGTCGGGGTTCATCTGGCATTTGTGGGATACTCGTACACTGCCACCAG AGAGACGGGTGCGCTGGACCGCAGCAGCGACATCATGATGGAGATCGACCAGCTGCAGGACACAGACTCTCTCCACCTGCAGGACAAACTG GATCAGGTGTGGCAGCTCAGAGAAACCATCACTGCTGAAGTGTTGAGCGCTCCAGAATCTCCAGCTGAGAAAAACAACCCAGAGCGAGTGGACAGAAGCACAGAGACGGAGCAGAGCGACACACACGTGCAGGAGCTACAGAG GCATCTTCATAAGGCTGAGAGGAGGAACCGAGAGTTGGAGCAGGAGATGGCAGGCCTGAGGGAGCAGATCCTCCGACTGAGCGCTGTCAGAAACACAG agctgtgtgtgtgtccaccAGCGCGCGCTCTGGCCGTTTGCCCTCTGGACTCTGCCCAGGAC AGCTCAGTGACGCCCCCTGCCTGCCATTACCCGCTAGTGACACCACTGCACCGCCACCTGCTGCTGTTCAACCGG